The Streptomyces sp. NBC_01197 genome window below encodes:
- the hrpB gene encoding ATP-dependent helicase HrpB: MIRTGALDVLPVRTAVPALERALDAHGAAVLCAPPGTGKTTLVPLVLAGLVGGVAGSRPARKVIVAEPRRIAARAAARRMAWLLGEEAGGRVGFTVRGERTVGPDTVVEVVTTGVLLQRLQRDQELAGVDVVMLDECHERHLDADTVAAFLLDVRAALRPELRLLAASATTDAQGWARLLGDAPVVEAHGVSHPVETVWAPPARPVRPPHGMRVDPALLTHVASVVRRALAERTGDVLCFLPGVGEITRVAGQLAGQLAGLDVEVLQVHGRAPAAVQDAVLAGSAGRRVVLATSVAESSLTVPGVRVVVDAGLAREPRTDHARGLSALTTVRVSQAASRQRAGRAGREAPGTVYRCWTEAEDTRLTRFPSPEIKVADLAAFALQAACWGDPSAGGLALLDPPPIGAMGAAREVLAAIGAVDPDGRATGRGVRMARLGLHPRLARALLDGAREVGARRAAEVVALLSEEPPREYGDDLTAAWRTARAGGDGYAGRWRQEVRRLASGVDGARTGRGARAGAGGGGHDGDSGHDSDDAVAGLVAALAFPERVARARGEGAFLMVSGTGAETAAGSRLRSAPWLAVAVADRPATAASARVRLAAVVDEDTARLAAGHLLGTADEVRWGDGDVLARRVERLGAVELAVRPLKSPPPALVREALLDGLRREGLGLLRWTPHARELRQRLAFLHREVGGGWPDVSDESLLTRADEWLEPELSRARRRSDLERTEAGQALGRLLPWATGEAARLDELAPERYEVPSGSRIRLDYGGAQPVLAVKLQEMFGLAETPAVAGVPVLVHLLSPAGRPAAVTADLASFWREGYRSVRAELRGRYPRHPWPEDPSDAAPTRYTKARQNRG, encoded by the coding sequence CGGAAGGTGATCGTCGCCGAGCCGCGCCGGATCGCCGCCCGGGCCGCCGCGCGGCGGATGGCGTGGCTGCTCGGCGAAGAGGCCGGCGGCCGGGTCGGGTTCACGGTGCGCGGCGAGCGGACCGTGGGGCCGGACACGGTGGTGGAGGTCGTCACCACCGGTGTGCTGCTCCAGCGGCTCCAGCGCGACCAGGAGCTGGCCGGGGTGGATGTGGTCATGCTCGACGAATGCCATGAACGCCACCTCGACGCGGACACCGTCGCCGCCTTCCTCCTCGATGTGCGGGCCGCGCTCCGCCCTGAGCTGCGTCTGCTGGCGGCGTCCGCGACGACCGACGCCCAGGGGTGGGCGCGGCTGCTCGGGGACGCCCCGGTGGTGGAGGCGCACGGCGTCTCGCACCCGGTGGAGACGGTGTGGGCGCCGCCCGCCCGGCCGGTGCGGCCGCCGCACGGAATGCGGGTGGATCCCGCCCTGCTCACGCATGTCGCCTCGGTCGTACGGAGAGCGCTGGCCGAGCGGACCGGCGATGTGCTCTGCTTCCTGCCGGGGGTCGGTGAAATCACCAGGGTGGCCGGGCAGTTGGCCGGGCAGTTGGCGGGCCTGGACGTGGAGGTGCTCCAGGTGCACGGGCGGGCGCCCGCCGCCGTGCAGGACGCCGTGCTCGCGGGATCGGCCGGCCGCCGGGTGGTGCTCGCGACTTCGGTGGCCGAGTCGTCGCTGACCGTGCCGGGGGTACGGGTGGTGGTGGACGCCGGGCTGGCGCGCGAGCCGCGCACCGACCACGCGCGCGGACTGAGCGCGCTCACGACCGTACGGGTCTCGCAGGCCGCGTCGCGGCAGCGTGCGGGACGCGCGGGCCGGGAGGCGCCAGGCACTGTCTACCGCTGCTGGACGGAGGCCGAGGACACCCGGCTCACCCGCTTTCCCTCCCCCGAGATCAAGGTCGCCGATCTGGCCGCTTTCGCCCTCCAGGCGGCGTGCTGGGGCGATCCGTCGGCCGGGGGCCTCGCCCTGCTCGACCCGCCGCCCATCGGCGCGATGGGCGCGGCGCGCGAAGTGCTCGCCGCGATCGGCGCGGTGGACCCGGACGGCCGGGCCACCGGCCGGGGCGTACGGATGGCACGGCTCGGGCTGCACCCCCGGCTCGCGCGGGCGCTCCTCGACGGCGCACGCGAGGTCGGCGCACGCCGGGCGGCGGAGGTGGTGGCGCTGCTCAGCGAGGAGCCGCCCCGGGAGTACGGGGACGATCTCACCGCTGCCTGGCGTACCGCTCGCGCGGGCGGCGACGGTTATGCGGGCCGCTGGCGCCAGGAGGTCCGCAGGCTGGCTTCGGGGGTGGACGGCGCACGGACGGGACGGGGCGCGCGGGCCGGGGCCGGTGGCGGCGGGCATGACGGCGACAGCGGTCATGACAGCGACGACGCGGTGGCGGGTCTGGTGGCCGCCCTTGCCTTCCCCGAGCGGGTGGCTCGGGCCAGGGGCGAAGGCGCGTTCCTGATGGTGTCGGGGACCGGGGCTGAGACGGCGGCCGGGTCGCGGCTGCGCAGCGCGCCGTGGCTCGCGGTCGCGGTGGCCGACCGTCCGGCCACCGCCGCGTCGGCGCGGGTACGGCTGGCCGCCGTCGTCGACGAGGACACCGCACGGCTGGCGGCGGGCCATCTGCTCGGCACCGCCGACGAGGTCCGCTGGGGGGACGGTGACGTGCTGGCCAGGCGCGTGGAGCGGCTGGGCGCGGTCGAGCTGGCGGTACGGCCGCTGAAGAGCCCGCCGCCCGCACTCGTACGGGAGGCACTCCTTGACGGGCTGCGGCGCGAGGGGCTCGGGCTGCTGCGCTGGACCCCGCACGCACGGGAGTTGCGGCAGCGGCTCGCCTTTCTGCACCGTGAGGTGGGCGGCGGCTGGCCCGACGTATCGGACGAGTCCCTGCTGACGCGGGCCGACGAGTGGCTGGAGCCCGAGCTGTCCAGGGCGCGGCGGCGGAGCGACCTGGAGCGGACCGAGGCCGGGCAGGCGCTCGGCAGGCTGCTGCCCTGGGCGACCGGTGAGGCGGCGCGGCTGGACGAGCTGGCGCCCGAGCGGTACGAGGTGCCGAGCGGGTCCCGGATCCGGCTGGACTACGGCGGGGCGCAACCGGTGCTCGCGGTGAAGCTCCAGGAGATGTTCGGCCTCGCCGAGACGCCGGCCGTGGCGGGTGTGCCGGTCCTGGTGCATCTGCTCTCCCCGGCCGGGCGCCCCGCCGCGGTGACGGCCGATCTGGCGTCGTTCTGGCGGGAGGGGTACCGGTCGGTACGGGCGGAACTGCGCGGGCGCTACCCCCGGCACCCATGGCCGGAGGACCCGTCGGACGCGGCCCCGACCCGGTATACGAAGGCACGCCAGAACAGGGGGTAG